One window from the genome of Aquabacterium sp. A3 encodes:
- the rpoZ gene encoding DNA-directed RNA polymerase subunit omega yields MARITVEDCLQKIPNRFQLVLCATYRARMLSQGHAPKIETRNKPSVTALREIAGGHVGTEMLRKVPT; encoded by the coding sequence ATGGCCCGTATCACCGTTGAAGACTGCCTGCAGAAGATCCCCAACCGCTTCCAGCTGGTGCTGTGTGCCACTTACCGCGCCCGCATGCTGAGCCAAGGCCACGCTCCCAAGATCGAAACCCGCAACAAGCCCAGCGTGACGGCCCTGCGCGAGATCGCTGGTGGCCACGTGGGCACCGAGATGCTGCGCAAGGTGCCGACCTGA
- the greB gene encoding transcription elongation factor GreB, with amino-acid sequence MSKAFTKENEHDDDDEGAGLPPLPAGGKNYMTPDGYHRLRTELLHLIDVERPKVVDIVSWAASNGDRSENGDYLYGKKRLREIDRRIRYLTKRLDVAEVVDPSLHHGNDQVFFGATVTYENQQGEQRTITIKGIDEVDNLRGEVSWVSPIARALLRAREGDEVSLMTPGGLDRLEVLAVRYPPRPVGH; translated from the coding sequence ATGAGCAAGGCCTTCACCAAGGAAAACGAGCACGACGACGACGATGAGGGCGCGGGACTGCCGCCCTTGCCTGCCGGTGGCAAAAACTACATGACCCCGGATGGCTACCATCGCCTGCGCACCGAGTTGCTCCACCTCATCGATGTGGAGCGCCCCAAGGTGGTCGATATCGTGAGTTGGGCGGCCTCCAACGGTGACCGCTCTGAAAACGGCGACTACCTTTACGGCAAGAAGCGTCTGCGCGAGATCGACCGGCGCATCCGCTACCTCACCAAACGGCTGGACGTGGCCGAGGTGGTGGACCCCAGCCTGCACCATGGCAATGACCAGGTGTTCTTCGGGGCCACCGTCACCTACGAAAACCAGCAGGGCGAGCAACGGACCATCACCATCAAGGGCATCGACGAGGTCGACAACTTGCGTGGCGAGGTGAGCTGGGTGTCACCGATTGCGCGCGCACTGCTGCGGGCGCGCGAGGGCGATGAGGTCAGCCTGATGACCCCCGGCGGACTGGACCGGCTGGAAGTCCTGGCCGTGCGTTACCCACCGCGACCGGTGGGGCACTGA
- a CDS encoding excisionase family DNA-binding protein, translating into MLTTREAAQRLGVSLRTVQLWVEADILPAARTPGGHRRIPYNAVEALALSTGLGGDPAAMGGMVAEPPPADTHAAMDVLLVADDANWQVQCEQALSPFGGAVNLRFAETGYLALLQIGQQAPDLLITHLDLPGMDGVAMLRTLERCENLTGLRVLVLTPQNEHEVARRGGLPPSVEMMPWPVSAEAVAVRVGRLLLGQRVS; encoded by the coding sequence ATGCTGACTACCCGTGAGGCGGCTCAACGCCTGGGGGTGTCGCTCAGAACCGTGCAGTTGTGGGTGGAGGCAGACATCCTGCCGGCCGCGCGCACGCCCGGTGGGCACCGCCGGATTCCCTACAACGCCGTGGAAGCGCTGGCACTGAGCACCGGGCTGGGCGGCGATCCTGCGGCCATGGGCGGCATGGTGGCCGAGCCGCCGCCGGCCGACACCCATGCCGCCATGGACGTGCTGCTGGTGGCCGACGACGCCAACTGGCAGGTGCAGTGCGAGCAGGCCTTGTCGCCCTTTGGCGGGGCGGTGAACTTGCGCTTTGCAGAAACAGGCTACCTGGCCTTGCTGCAGATCGGCCAGCAGGCGCCCGACCTGCTCATCACCCACCTGGACCTGCCCGGCATGGATGGCGTGGCCATGCTCCGCACCCTGGAGCGGTGCGAGAACCTGACCGGTCTTCGCGTGCTGGTGCTGACACCCCAAAACGAGCACGAAGTGGCCCGCCGAGGGGGCCTGCCCCCCTCCGTGGAGATGATGCCCTGGCCGGTCTCGGCCGAGGCTGTGGCCGTTCGAGTCGGTCGATTGCTGTTGGGGCAGCGGGTGTCCTGA
- a CDS encoding PP2C family protein-serine/threonine phosphatase — MRFSVYQISRKGGREKNEDRMGYCYTRDSGLFALADGMGGHPEGEMASQLALQTMAALFQRDARPKLADPLRFLQDAVMAGHHQLLRYASEKGLIDTPRTTIVACILQGNTAYWAHCGDSRLYFVRGEKLIARTRDHSYSELQSSLSSVVPVNERYNRNVLFTCLGSPGKPVVDTAGPLLLQEGDRLLLCSDGLWGTVEDELITNHLATRSISDAVPELVEVALRNGGPKCDNVTVLAMEWEGTGHDEQSSVLTETLGEEVFASTIQASMGNTGTPGQSVGADELDEAEIERSIREINEAIRRSANAARKS, encoded by the coding sequence ATGAGATTCTCTGTTTATCAGATCAGCCGCAAGGGCGGCCGCGAAAAGAACGAAGACCGCATGGGCTATTGCTACACGCGGGATTCCGGCCTGTTTGCCCTGGCGGACGGCATGGGCGGCCACCCGGAAGGCGAGATGGCCTCGCAACTGGCGCTGCAAACGATGGCGGCGCTGTTTCAGCGTGACGCCCGCCCCAAACTGGCCGACCCCCTGCGCTTTTTGCAAGACGCCGTGATGGCAGGTCATCACCAGTTGCTGCGCTATGCCAGCGAAAAAGGCCTGATCGACACCCCCCGCACCACCATCGTGGCCTGCATCCTGCAGGGCAACACGGCCTACTGGGCTCACTGCGGGGACTCCCGGCTGTACTTCGTGCGGGGCGAAAAACTGATTGCCCGCACGCGCGATCACTCCTACTCCGAGTTGCAAAGCTCGCTGTCGTCGGTCGTGCCGGTCAACGAGCGCTACAACCGCAACGTGCTGTTCACCTGCCTGGGCAGCCCCGGCAAGCCGGTGGTCGACACCGCCGGCCCGTTGCTGCTGCAAGAAGGCGACCGCCTGCTGCTGTGCTCGGACGGCTTGTGGGGCACGGTGGAAGATGAACTCATCACCAACCACCTGGCCACGCGCTCCATTTCAGATGCTGTGCCCGAACTGGTGGAGGTGGCCCTGCGCAATGGTGGCCCCAAGTGCGACAACGTGACCGTGCTGGCCATGGAATGGGAAGGCACGGGCCACGACGAACAAAGCTCGGTGCTGACCGAGACCCTGGGCGAAGAGGTGTTTGCGTCCACCATCCAGGCCAGCATGGGCAACACCGGAACGCCCGGACAGAGCGTGGGTGCCGACGAGCTGGACGAAGCCGAGATCGAGCGCTCCATCCGCGAGATCAACGAAGCGATCCGGCGATCGGCCAACGCAGCCCGAAAAAGCTGA
- the rph gene encoding ribonuclease PH → MAYQRSHARAADALRPLTISRGYTIHAEGSVLICFGNTKVLCTASVEEKVPPHKRGSGEGWVTAEYGMLPRSTHTRSDREAARGKQSGRTQEIQRLIGRSLRAVVDLAKLGERSIVIDCDVIQADGGTRTAAITGAYVALVDAINGLLASGKISSSPILHPVAAISVGIVEGTPLLDLEYTEDSACDTDMNVVMTGAGHFVEVQGTAEGVAFTRTEMDQLLALADKGIRELIAAQAAALALPLNKG, encoded by the coding sequence ATGGCCTACCAACGCTCCCACGCCCGCGCCGCCGATGCCCTGCGCCCGCTGACCATCAGCCGTGGCTACACCATCCACGCCGAGGGCTCGGTGCTGATCTGCTTTGGCAACACCAAAGTGCTCTGCACGGCCTCGGTCGAAGAAAAGGTGCCGCCCCACAAGCGCGGCAGCGGCGAAGGCTGGGTCACGGCCGAATACGGCATGCTGCCCCGCTCCACCCACACCCGCAGCGACCGAGAAGCCGCCCGTGGCAAACAAAGCGGCCGCACACAAGAAATCCAGCGCCTGATCGGCCGCAGCCTGCGCGCCGTGGTTGACCTGGCCAAGCTGGGCGAGCGCTCCATCGTCATCGACTGCGACGTCATCCAGGCCGACGGCGGCACCCGCACCGCGGCCATCACCGGCGCCTATGTGGCTCTGGTGGACGCCATCAACGGCCTGCTGGCCAGCGGCAAGATCAGCAGCAGCCCCATCCTGCACCCGGTGGCCGCCATCAGCGTGGGCATTGTCGAAGGCACGCCCTTGCTGGACCTGGAATACACCGAAGACTCGGCCTGCGACACCGACATGAACGTGGTGATGACGGGCGCCGGGCACTTCGTGGAGGTGCAGGGCACGGCCGAAGGCGTGGCCTTCACGCGCACCGAGATGGACCAGTTGCTGGCCCTGGCCGACAAGGGCATTCGCGAACTGATTGCGGCCCAGGCTGCCGCCCTGGCGCTGCCGCTGAACAAGGGCTGA
- a CDS encoding serine/threonine protein kinase — protein sequence MSKPKPAPLPPGTVVGGYQVVKKLAAGGFGVVYLAEDPDKHLVALKEYLPASLAERSPGELIPRVKPDKQPLYRLGLKSFFEEGRSLAQIAHPSVVSVLNFFRENETVYMVMNYLQGDTLQDFIVTARDLKRDKVFRESTIRSLFDEILRGLRIVHQHKMLHLDIKPANIFITNDNKAVLLDFGAAREVLSKEGNFIRPMYTPGFAAPEMYRRDGSLGPWTDIYAIGACIYACMQGYPPNDAPQRLEKDRLNLSLSRLRNVYSDNLLEVTEWCMSLDPLARPQSVFALQKELARETERRYSKLTLSERVRLQLENLKSGAKA from the coding sequence ATGTCAAAGCCCAAACCCGCTCCGTTGCCTCCGGGCACCGTCGTGGGCGGCTATCAGGTGGTCAAGAAGCTGGCCGCAGGGGGGTTCGGGGTGGTTTACCTGGCCGAAGACCCCGACAAACACCTGGTGGCGCTCAAAGAATATCTGCCCGCTTCGCTGGCAGAGCGTTCGCCTGGCGAGCTCATCCCCCGCGTCAAACCCGACAAACAACCCTTGTACCGCCTGGGGTTGAAGAGTTTTTTCGAAGAAGGTCGCTCGCTGGCCCAGATCGCCCACCCGTCGGTGGTGTCGGTGCTGAACTTCTTCCGCGAAAACGAAACCGTCTACATGGTGATGAATTACCTGCAAGGCGACACCCTGCAGGATTTCATCGTCACCGCGCGCGACCTCAAGCGCGACAAGGTCTTCCGCGAGTCCACCATCCGCAGCCTCTTCGACGAGATCCTGCGCGGCCTGCGCATCGTGCACCAGCACAAGATGCTGCACCTGGACATCAAGCCGGCCAACATCTTCATCACCAACGACAACAAGGCGGTGCTGCTGGACTTTGGCGCGGCGCGCGAGGTGCTGAGCAAAGAGGGCAACTTCATCCGCCCGATGTACACACCGGGCTTTGCCGCCCCCGAGATGTACCGCCGCGACGGCTCGCTGGGCCCCTGGACGGACATCTACGCCATCGGCGCGTGCATCTATGCGTGCATGCAAGGCTACCCACCCAATGACGCACCCCAGCGGCTTGAAAAAGACCGCCTCAACCTGTCGCTGTCCAGGCTGCGCAACGTCTATTCAGACAACCTGCTGGAAGTGACCGAGTGGTGCATGTCGCTGGATCCGCTGGCCCGCCCGCAAAGCGTCTTTGCGCTGCAAAAAGAGCTCGCCCGCGAAACCGAGCGTCGCTACTCCAAGCTCACGCTGAGCGAGCGCGTGCGCCTGCAACTTGAAAACCTCAAGTCCGGAGCCAAGGCATAA
- a CDS encoding RelA/SpoT family protein, with the protein MTLVTDAAAASFAALTHKLDYMDEADIRRVRDAYRFADEAHLGQFRASGEPYITHPIAVAGLCADWKLDAQAIMAALMHDAMEDCGVTKIELIERFGAPTAEIVDGLTKLDKLQFSTKEESQAESFRKMLLAMARDVRVILIKLADRLHNMRTMDAMAAHKQARIARETLDIYVPIAHRLGLNQTYRELQELSFQYIKPWRYGVLAKAVKKTRGNRRDLVERIQTEVEKAFGAADMQVEVYGREKTIYSIYHKMVEKNLSFAQVSDIFGFRIVTQELLDCYRALGVLHQLYKPLPGRFKDYIAIPKANGYQSLHTTLVNPVGTAVEFQIRSQAMHAVAEKGIAAHWMYKENDHSEPGTSPQEGAVWLQSLIDIQQETRDSAEFLEHLKIDLFPESVYVLTPKSRIVALPKGATPVDFAYAIHSGVGDRCVSAKVNGEPAPLRTELRSGDVVEIVTAASARPNPNWLNFVRTGRARSKIRSYLKNMETEESLALGLKLLSQALRAEGMALPAGAEDSPGRDGALWQSLVRWGGNRTRDELLVDIGLGRKIATMVAKRLAQFMAESGERPDALTLTLGRFSDDAPTQGAVVLDGSEGATVQLAACCTPVPGDHIAGYLGRGEGLVVHRHTCGVGQRLFERDPDRWIEVSWSEEPTRLFETVLRILVNNGKGVLAQVAAAVSRAETDITHIEMGNERLGETAELRLTVSVRDRLHLAEVMRMLKRCAVVLRVERACA; encoded by the coding sequence ATGACCCTGGTGACCGATGCGGCGGCGGCGTCCTTTGCTGCCCTGACCCACAAGCTCGATTACATGGACGAGGCGGACATCCGCCGTGTCCGCGATGCCTATCGTTTTGCAGACGAGGCTCACCTGGGGCAGTTTCGCGCCAGTGGCGAGCCCTACATCACCCACCCGATCGCGGTGGCGGGTCTGTGCGCCGACTGGAAGCTCGATGCCCAGGCCATCATGGCCGCGCTCATGCACGACGCCATGGAAGACTGTGGCGTCACCAAGATCGAGCTGATCGAGCGATTCGGGGCGCCCACCGCCGAGATCGTCGATGGACTGACCAAGCTGGACAAGCTGCAGTTCTCGACCAAGGAAGAGTCTCAGGCCGAGTCGTTTCGCAAGATGCTGCTGGCCATGGCGCGCGATGTGCGAGTCATCCTCATCAAGCTGGCCGATCGCTTGCACAACATGCGCACCATGGACGCCATGGCCGCGCACAAACAGGCCCGCATCGCCCGCGAGACCCTCGACATCTATGTGCCCATCGCCCACCGGCTGGGCCTGAACCAGACCTACCGCGAGCTGCAGGAGCTGTCCTTCCAGTACATCAAGCCCTGGCGCTACGGGGTGCTGGCCAAGGCGGTGAAAAAAACCCGCGGCAACCGGCGTGACCTGGTCGAACGCATCCAGACCGAGGTCGAGAAGGCTTTTGGCGCCGCCGACATGCAGGTCGAGGTGTACGGTCGCGAAAAAACCATCTACTCGATTTATCACAAGATGGTTGAAAAGAACCTGAGCTTTGCCCAGGTCAGCGACATCTTCGGTTTTCGCATCGTCACGCAAGAGTTGCTGGACTGCTACCGTGCGCTGGGCGTGCTGCACCAGCTCTACAAGCCCTTGCCCGGACGCTTCAAGGATTACATCGCCATCCCGAAAGCCAATGGCTACCAGTCCCTGCACACCACCTTGGTGAACCCGGTGGGCACGGCCGTCGAGTTTCAGATCCGTTCGCAGGCCATGCACGCGGTGGCCGAAAAGGGCATTGCCGCCCACTGGATGTACAAGGAGAACGACCACTCCGAGCCCGGCACCTCGCCTCAGGAAGGGGCCGTGTGGCTGCAGTCGCTGATCGACATTCAGCAGGAAACCCGAGACTCAGCCGAGTTTCTGGAGCACCTCAAGATCGACCTGTTCCCGGAGTCGGTGTATGTCCTGACGCCCAAGTCGCGCATCGTGGCCTTGCCCAAAGGCGCCACGCCGGTGGATTTTGCCTACGCCATCCACTCGGGCGTGGGCGATCGCTGCGTCTCGGCGAAGGTCAACGGCGAGCCCGCGCCCCTGCGCACCGAGTTGCGCAGTGGTGACGTGGTCGAGATCGTGACGGCCGCCAGTGCCCGCCCCAATCCCAACTGGCTGAATTTCGTGCGTACCGGACGGGCGCGCTCGAAGATCCGCAGCTATCTCAAGAACATGGAGACCGAGGAGTCGCTGGCCCTGGGCCTCAAGCTGCTGAGCCAGGCCTTGCGCGCCGAGGGCATGGCCTTGCCGGCGGGCGCCGAAGACAGCCCTGGCCGCGACGGTGCGCTGTGGCAATCGCTGGTTCGCTGGGGTGGCAATCGCACGCGCGACGAACTGCTGGTGGACATCGGGCTGGGCCGAAAGATCGCCACGATGGTGGCCAAACGGCTGGCGCAGTTCATGGCCGAGTCTGGCGAGCGCCCTGACGCACTCACCCTGACCCTGGGCCGATTCTCTGACGACGCACCCACGCAAGGTGCCGTGGTGCTCGATGGCAGCGAGGGCGCCACCGTGCAACTGGCGGCGTGCTGCACGCCAGTGCCGGGCGATCACATTGCCGGTTACCTGGGCCGTGGCGAGGGCCTGGTGGTGCACCGCCACACCTGTGGCGTGGGGCAACGCCTGTTCGAGCGCGACCCGGATCGCTGGATCGAGGTGAGCTGGTCCGAAGAGCCCACCCGCCTGTTCGAGACGGTGCTGCGCATTCTTGTGAACAACGGCAAGGGCGTGTTGGCCCAGGTGGCTGCCGCCGTGAGCCGCGCCGAAACCGACATCACCCACATCGAGATGGGCAATGAACGCTTGGGCGAAACCGCCGAGTTGCGCCTGACGGTGTCGGTGCGGGACCGACTGCACCTGGCCGAGGTGATGCGCATGCTCAAGCGCTGCGCCGTGGTTCTGCGCGTGGAGCGCGCCTGCGCCTGA
- a CDS encoding YicC/YloC family endoribonuclease: protein MSVYSMTGFASAVSSAPDHAGENTEAAESSTGSRRQASGAVGAELRSVNSRFLDLSFKLADEFRALEPALRELLTAAFKRGKIEIRLQPQRASDAGWPQPQPEQLHTLARLESTVQNWLPKAGALSVNEVLHWCRAAAPAVRLEDAALQAARDCVEALKEARQREGARLVAVLQDKLKALRALADQAEPLVPAAVQRQQERFVQKFQEALQAVGGTVTPEAAQDRAVNEAAAYALRIDVDEELQRLKAHLDEIGRLLKKGGEVGKRLDFLIQELHREANTLGSKAAALELTQISVDMKVLIEQMREQVQNIE from the coding sequence ATGTCAGTCTACTCCATGACCGGCTTTGCCAGTGCCGTCTCGTCGGCTCCCGACCACGCCGGGGAAAACACTGAAGCGGCTGAATCGTCCACTGGTTCACGCCGCCAGGCCTCCGGTGCGGTCGGCGCCGAACTGCGATCGGTGAACAGCCGCTTCCTGGACTTGAGCTTCAAGCTGGCCGATGAGTTCAGGGCGCTGGAGCCCGCCCTGCGTGAGTTGCTGACGGCGGCCTTCAAGCGCGGCAAGATCGAGATCCGCCTTCAGCCTCAGCGCGCCTCGGACGCCGGCTGGCCGCAGCCCCAGCCCGAGCAGTTGCACACCCTGGCCCGGCTGGAAAGCACGGTTCAGAACTGGTTGCCCAAGGCGGGCGCATTGTCGGTCAACGAAGTGCTTCACTGGTGTCGCGCGGCGGCGCCGGCCGTGCGCCTGGAAGACGCCGCCTTGCAGGCCGCGCGGGATTGCGTCGAGGCGCTGAAAGAGGCCCGGCAGCGCGAGGGCGCCCGCCTGGTGGCGGTGCTGCAAGACAAGCTCAAGGCCTTGCGGGCCCTGGCCGATCAGGCCGAGCCGCTGGTGCCTGCGGCGGTGCAGCGGCAGCAAGAGCGGTTTGTTCAGAAGTTCCAGGAGGCCCTGCAGGCCGTGGGCGGCACCGTGACCCCGGAAGCCGCCCAGGATCGGGCCGTCAATGAAGCGGCCGCCTACGCGCTGCGCATTGACGTGGACGAAGAACTGCAGCGCCTGAAGGCCCACCTCGATGAGATCGGCCGCCTGCTCAAAAAAGGAGGCGAAGTGGGCAAACGACTGGACTTTCTGATCCAGGAACTGCACCGCGAGGCCAACACCCTGGGTTCCAAGGCTGCGGCGTTGGAGTTGACGCAGATCTCGGTGGACATGAAGGTGCTCATTGAGCAGATGCGCGAGCAGGTTCAGAACATCGAGTGA
- a CDS encoding response regulator transcription factor — protein sequence MTHRILIVEDQPDICKLIRMTLEFGDFEIHEAHDGETGLNMARAIKPTVMLLDVMMPGLLDGYQVCSRIKADPELSKIRVVMLTARGQVTDIAAGEAAGADAYLVKPFSPLELIERVESIAAEAA from the coding sequence ATGACCCATCGCATTCTGATCGTGGAGGACCAGCCTGACATCTGCAAGCTGATCCGCATGACCCTCGAGTTCGGTGACTTTGAAATCCATGAGGCCCACGATGGCGAGACGGGGTTGAACATGGCCCGCGCCATCAAGCCGACCGTGATGCTGCTGGACGTGATGATGCCTGGCTTGCTGGACGGCTACCAGGTGTGCAGTCGCATCAAGGCCGACCCCGAGCTCAGCAAGATCCGGGTGGTCATGCTGACCGCCAGAGGGCAGGTGACCGACATCGCGGCGGGAGAGGCGGCAGGCGCCGATGCCTACCTGGTCAAGCCCTTCAGTCCGCTGGAGTTGATCGAGCGCGTTGAGTCCATTGCAGCTGAGGCTGCCTGA
- the gmk gene encoding guanylate kinase: MDHPGNLFVVSAPSGTGKSSLVKALLELDSRLQVSISHTTRPPRGQEQHGREYWFVGKDDFQSMIDRGEFFEHAEVHGNCYGTSRKAIEERMQRGEDVVLEIDWQGALQIKKIFPNAVLIFILPPSYEELLQRLNRRGEDSPEVIETRMRNARIEVAQARFFDFVVVNALFESALFDLKAIVHSQRLKYAAQLRNKAAVFRALDLC; this comes from the coding sequence ATGGATCACCCTGGGAACCTGTTCGTCGTTTCGGCGCCCAGTGGCACGGGCAAGTCCAGCCTGGTCAAGGCCTTGCTCGAACTGGACTCGCGGCTGCAAGTCAGCATCTCGCACACCACCCGCCCCCCCCGGGGACAGGAGCAACATGGCCGCGAGTACTGGTTTGTCGGCAAGGACGATTTCCAGTCCATGATCGATCGCGGCGAGTTTTTCGAGCACGCCGAGGTGCATGGCAACTGCTACGGCACGTCGCGCAAGGCCATCGAGGAGCGCATGCAGCGCGGCGAGGATGTGGTGCTGGAGATCGACTGGCAGGGGGCCTTGCAGATCAAGAAGATCTTTCCCAACGCCGTGCTCATCTTCATCTTGCCGCCCAGTTATGAAGAGCTGTTGCAGCGCCTGAACCGCCGTGGCGAAGACAGCCCGGAGGTGATCGAAACCCGCATGCGCAATGCGCGCATCGAAGTGGCCCAGGCCCGATTTTTTGATTTTGTGGTGGTCAATGCCCTGTTTGAGTCGGCTTTGTTCGATTTGAAAGCCATTGTTCACTCGCAGCGGTTAAAATACGCTGCTCAGCTGAGAAACAAGGCGGCGGTGTTCCGTGCCCTTGACCTGTGCTGA
- the rdgB gene encoding RdgB/HAM1 family non-canonical purine NTP pyrophosphatase — MSKTLILASNNAKKLKELQALLQPLDIALVTQGSLGIPEAEEPHITFVENALAKARHAAREGRGPAVADDSGLCVAALGGAPGVRSARYAVDAGRIAEGLPREQIDAANNAWLLEVMKGQSDRRAHFISVLVAVRHADDPEPLVAVGHWAGTLLAAPRGEHGFGYDPLLWIDTHGASAAELPPEVKNDISHRAQACVRLRELISQQWGPLQSAEHHWPWQRP; from the coding sequence ATGAGCAAGACCCTCATCCTCGCCTCCAACAACGCCAAAAAGCTCAAAGAGCTGCAGGCGCTGCTGCAGCCCCTGGACATCGCCCTGGTGACCCAGGGCAGCCTGGGCATCCCGGAGGCTGAAGAGCCCCACATCACCTTCGTTGAAAACGCCCTGGCGAAAGCCCGCCATGCGGCGCGAGAAGGTCGAGGCCCGGCCGTCGCCGACGACTCGGGCTTGTGCGTGGCCGCGCTGGGTGGCGCGCCGGGCGTGCGATCGGCGCGCTACGCCGTGGACGCCGGGCGCATCGCCGAAGGCCTGCCCCGCGAACAGATCGATGCCGCCAACAACGCGTGGCTGCTGGAGGTGATGAAGGGGCAAAGCGACCGCCGCGCCCATTTCATTTCGGTGCTGGTGGCCGTGCGACACGCAGATGACCCCGAGCCCCTGGTGGCCGTGGGCCACTGGGCCGGCACCCTGCTGGCGGCACCCCGTGGCGAGCATGGTTTTGGCTACGACCCGCTGTTGTGGATCGACACCCATGGTGCCAGCGCCGCCGAACTGCCCCCCGAAGTGAAGAACGACATCAGCCACCGCGCCCAGGCCTGCGTGCGCCTGCGCGAACTGATCAGCCAGCAGTGGGGCCCCTTGCAGAGCGCCGAACACCACTGGCCCTGGCAACGCCCATGA
- a CDS encoding HAMP domain-containing sensor histidine kinase, whose translation MNEAFKLLFDQVKSGIVWVQRNGAVRYANKAAVQMTPVMLGQAMMDPVAERTVKAAGQGMLNLPFSFELTTQEAHPDTIRAVLIPAPVGQDLMVVLNNVSEERWYSQALENLIGYIEAEMAAPIEQLARRLPDMERVVRQPTPQDVEWLTKDARALSVKLGKLRDLVAVFGESAIQRDERILVNELLQEALANVIGQAKGRNITVATQGLDAELPVVYGSRHWLSIAVAEYLEQSIRSARPGGLIELSVQAVGTRVIVRARNQGLFVSNHERRSAFVPFGVGDSARTTDERTSIGLALSERIVAQHGGTVRIEDEFDAVDFVLEIPAGAPASQDAQLSVEQAQRYARDMAQLMARSMSKRVAPSGADRSES comes from the coding sequence ATGAACGAAGCCTTCAAGTTGCTGTTTGACCAGGTGAAAAGCGGCATCGTGTGGGTGCAGCGCAATGGCGCCGTTCGCTACGCCAACAAGGCGGCCGTGCAAATGACGCCGGTCATGTTGGGTCAGGCGATGATGGACCCGGTGGCAGAGCGCACGGTCAAGGCGGCAGGGCAGGGCATGTTGAACCTGCCGTTTTCGTTCGAGCTGACCACGCAGGAAGCTCACCCGGACACCATCCGTGCCGTGCTGATTCCTGCGCCGGTCGGGCAGGACCTGATGGTGGTGCTCAACAACGTCTCTGAAGAGCGCTGGTATTCGCAGGCCCTTGAAAACCTGATCGGCTACATCGAGGCGGAGATGGCCGCGCCCATTGAACAGCTGGCCAGGCGCCTGCCCGACATGGAGCGCGTGGTTCGACAACCCACGCCGCAGGACGTGGAATGGCTGACCAAGGACGCCCGCGCCCTGTCGGTCAAGCTGGGCAAACTGAGAGACCTGGTGGCGGTGTTTGGTGAAAGCGCCATTCAGCGCGATGAACGCATCCTGGTCAATGAGTTGCTGCAAGAGGCACTGGCCAACGTGATCGGGCAGGCCAAAGGCCGCAACATCACCGTGGCCACGCAGGGCCTGGACGCCGAGCTGCCCGTCGTCTATGGCAGCAGGCATTGGCTGTCGATCGCCGTGGCCGAGTATCTGGAGCAATCCATCCGCAGTGCGCGGCCTGGCGGCCTGATCGAGTTGTCGGTGCAGGCGGTGGGCACGCGCGTGATCGTGCGGGCGCGCAACCAAGGCCTGTTCGTCTCCAACCACGAGCGGCGCAGCGCCTTCGTGCCGTTTGGTGTTGGCGACTCTGCCCGCACCACCGATGAGCGCACCAGCATCGGCCTGGCCCTGAGTGAGCGCATCGTGGCCCAGCACGGCGGCACGGTACGCATCGAAGACGAGTTTGATGCCGTGGATTTCGTGCTGGAAATACCGGCTGGTGCGCCCGCCAGCCAGGATGCCCAGTTGTCGGTTGAGCAGGCTCAGCGATACGCCCGAGACATGGCACAGCTCATGGCACGCAGCATGAGCAAGCGCGTGGCCCCCAGCGGGGCCGACAGGAGTGAATCATGA